One window of Myxococcus virescens genomic DNA carries:
- a CDS encoding RAD55 family ATPase, whose protein sequence is MTDTSERPDEPDARVPSGVPGLDALLRGGFLRGGTYIITGAPGTGKTILGNQFCFATVAQGGRAIYLTVLGESHARMMLHLRSMRFFHAEEVGRALNYESGSAALKAEGLAGLSKLIFRAVREHGATVLVVDGLVAMEERSEDPLSFREFLHGLCVHNALAGCTTLLLTGQSGDPSDPRYAMVDGVVALAQERVGVKSVRLAEVTKFRGGPQVPGRHGFEISDNGLSIHPRIEALHTRLPTHTPSTDARLAFGIPALDEMLSGGLVRDSSTLVVGPPGCGKTQLGLQFLAEGARRQEPGLYLGFVEPPARLVNKAERLGLGLGAHVEAGRVHLESRVAAETQPDALAEALFGWVKRHGIQRLVLDGLESFCQELTDSERTPCFLAALMHELLNLGVTPLVLQQTHALAAPEADARLDVEALVDNVLVLRMVALRSRNYRVLSVLKARESDHDTAQRLFSMTPRGIEVAADSESAEALFNGQAPSHAAPPRKPKRKTGSKPVRRGKPSRRGGRGV, encoded by the coding sequence GTGACGGACACCTCTGAGCGGCCGGACGAACCCGACGCGCGGGTTCCCAGCGGCGTGCCAGGGCTGGACGCGCTCCTGCGCGGCGGCTTTCTTCGCGGAGGCACGTACATCATCACGGGGGCGCCGGGGACGGGAAAGACCATCCTCGGCAACCAGTTCTGCTTCGCCACCGTGGCCCAGGGTGGCCGCGCCATCTACCTCACGGTGCTGGGGGAATCCCACGCGCGGATGATGCTGCACTTGCGGAGCATGCGCTTCTTCCACGCGGAAGAGGTCGGCCGCGCGCTGAACTACGAAAGCGGCTCCGCCGCCCTCAAGGCGGAAGGGCTGGCGGGCCTCAGCAAGCTCATCTTCCGCGCGGTGCGCGAGCACGGCGCCACGGTGCTGGTGGTGGACGGCCTGGTCGCCATGGAGGAGCGCTCCGAGGACCCGCTGAGCTTCCGGGAGTTCCTCCACGGCCTCTGCGTCCACAACGCGCTCGCGGGCTGCACCACGCTGCTGCTCACCGGGCAGAGCGGCGACCCGTCCGACCCACGCTACGCCATGGTGGACGGCGTCGTCGCCCTGGCCCAGGAGCGCGTGGGCGTGAAGTCGGTGCGCCTGGCCGAGGTGACGAAGTTCCGCGGCGGCCCCCAGGTCCCCGGCCGTCACGGCTTCGAGATTTCCGACAACGGCCTGTCCATCCATCCCCGCATCGAAGCCCTCCACACGCGGCTGCCCACGCACACGCCCTCGACGGACGCGCGGCTCGCCTTCGGCATCCCCGCGCTGGACGAGATGCTCTCCGGCGGCCTGGTGCGGGATTCGTCCACGCTGGTGGTGGGCCCGCCCGGCTGCGGCAAGACGCAGCTGGGGCTGCAGTTCCTGGCGGAGGGCGCACGCCGACAAGAGCCCGGGCTGTACCTCGGCTTCGTGGAGCCGCCGGCCCGGCTGGTCAACAAGGCGGAGCGGCTGGGGCTGGGATTGGGCGCACACGTGGAAGCGGGCCGGGTCCACCTGGAGTCGCGCGTGGCGGCGGAGACGCAACCGGACGCGCTGGCCGAAGCGCTGTTCGGGTGGGTGAAACGACACGGCATCCAGCGGCTGGTGCTGGACGGACTGGAGTCCTTCTGTCAGGAACTCACGGACTCCGAGCGCACGCCCTGCTTCCTCGCCGCCCTCATGCACGAACTGCTCAACCTGGGCGTCACCCCGCTGGTCCTCCAGCAGACGCACGCGCTCGCCGCACCGGAGGCGGACGCGCGGCTGGACGTGGAGGCGCTCGTCGACAACGTCCTGGTGCTGCGGATGGTGGCGCTGCGCTCGCGGAACTACCGCGTGCTCTCCGTGCTGAAGGCGCGGGAGAGCGACCACGACACGGCCCAGCGCCTGTTCTCCATGACGCCTCGGGGCATCGAAGTCGCGGCGGACAGTGAGAGCGCGGAGGCCCTCTTCAACGGGCAGGCCCCGTCCCACGCGGCGCCCCCGCGGAAGCCGAAACGCAAGACAGGGAGCAAACCGGTCCGGCGCGGCAAGCCGTCCCGGCGTGGGGGGCGTGGCGTATGA
- a CDS encoding response regulator: protein MKRLLIVDDELAIVEALQDILSVEGYDVDTAFNGAEGLHRMADAKPDLVLLDLMMPVMDGREMLRRMREDDGLRGIPVVVMSAGRISDEERRSSARFLAKPFELDVLLDTIAELLVEPQPSA, encoded by the coding sequence ATGAAGCGGCTTCTCATCGTGGACGACGAGCTGGCCATCGTCGAAGCGCTCCAGGACATCCTGTCCGTGGAGGGCTACGACGTCGACACCGCCTTCAACGGCGCCGAAGGTCTGCACCGCATGGCGGACGCGAAGCCGGACCTGGTTCTGCTGGACTTGATGATGCCCGTCATGGACGGCCGGGAGATGCTGCGCCGCATGCGCGAGGACGACGGCCTGCGCGGCATCCCCGTGGTGGTGATGAGCGCCGGCCGCATCTCCGACGAGGAGCGCCGCTCCAGCGCGCGCTTCCTCGCCAAGCCCTTCGAGCTGGACGTGCTGCTCGACACCATCGCCGAGCTGCTCGTCGAGCCCCAACCCAGCGCCTAG
- the orn gene encoding oligoribonuclease, translating into MISSEQRFVWLDLEMTGLDPETCSIIEVGVIITGPDLRPLAEIERVIWQPEEVLLRMEPVVREMHTRNGLLEKVRASNTSLRVAERDVMALVTEHCALGEGILAGNSIHTDRRFLIRYMPLLERYLHYRMVDVTSLKVLTRAWYPNLVEPRKAPSGHTALADVRASISELQYYRDTLFRGTPA; encoded by the coding sequence ATGATTTCGAGTGAGCAGCGCTTCGTGTGGCTGGACCTGGAGATGACCGGGCTGGACCCGGAGACGTGTTCCATCATCGAGGTGGGCGTCATCATCACCGGTCCGGATTTGCGGCCCCTCGCGGAGATTGAGCGCGTCATCTGGCAGCCGGAGGAGGTGCTCCTGCGCATGGAGCCCGTCGTCCGGGAGATGCACACCCGCAACGGGCTCCTGGAGAAGGTGCGTGCCTCCAACACCTCGCTGCGCGTGGCGGAGCGGGATGTCATGGCGCTGGTCACCGAGCACTGCGCCCTGGGCGAGGGCATCCTCGCCGGCAACTCCATCCACACCGACCGGCGCTTCCTCATCCGCTACATGCCGCTGCTGGAGCGCTACCTGCACTACCGCATGGTGGACGTGACGAGCCTCAAGGTGTTGACGCGCGCCTGGTATCCGAACCTGGTGGAGCCGCGCAAGGCGCCCAGCGGGCACACCGCCCTGGCGGACGTGCGCGCCAGCATCTCGGAGCTGCAGTACTACCGCGACACCCTCTTCCGCGGGACGCCGGCCTAG
- a CDS encoding bifunctional alpha/beta hydrolase/OsmC family protein, with protein MGARDVTLRGAEGSTVTARLDLPPGRPVASAVRVGCFACLGPSPAPSRLAHSLVARGFAVLSLDFTAPAAAGTRPDTVPSVEAVEAAAAWLRERYPPVRLLVGHSLGGTAAAAALPRLSEVAALALVNAPVGGGPLLERLSSTAREAGEGELDFGPGRLRLTRRFLQDIDEAHLRRALNAFPGGLLVLQAPADRYVPLEHARRWMAMARRPASLMLLEGADHFLSHDADAGHAADVLGVWAARQVTPVREREAPLPPGVVEVTEAGEGRFAQDIRVGAHRLRSDEPLSVGGEDTGPTPYGLLTAALGACTAMTLRLYAARKGWPLEHVHVRLSHEKVHVKACEECETKDGKMDRLQRTVKLEGPLTDAQRAALVAIADRCPVHRTLASDVDVHTDVEQ; from the coding sequence ATGGGCGCGCGGGACGTGACGCTGCGAGGTGCGGAGGGTTCGACGGTGACGGCGCGGCTGGACCTGCCACCCGGCAGGCCCGTGGCCAGCGCGGTGCGGGTGGGGTGCTTCGCGTGCCTGGGGCCATCACCGGCACCCTCCCGGCTGGCCCATTCGCTGGTGGCCCGCGGCTTCGCGGTGCTGTCGCTGGACTTCACCGCGCCGGCGGCTGCCGGGACGCGGCCGGACACGGTGCCCTCGGTGGAGGCGGTGGAGGCCGCAGCGGCGTGGCTTCGGGAGCGCTACCCACCGGTGCGCCTGCTGGTGGGGCACAGCCTGGGCGGCACGGCGGCGGCCGCGGCGCTGCCCCGGCTTTCGGAGGTGGCCGCGCTGGCGCTGGTGAATGCGCCAGTGGGCGGTGGACCGTTGCTCGAACGGCTGTCTTCCACCGCGCGGGAGGCGGGTGAGGGCGAGCTCGACTTCGGGCCGGGCCGTCTGCGCCTCACGCGCCGCTTCCTCCAGGACATCGACGAGGCGCACCTGCGGCGGGCGCTGAACGCCTTTCCGGGCGGGCTGCTGGTGCTGCAGGCGCCGGCGGACCGGTACGTGCCGCTCGAACACGCCCGGCGGTGGATGGCCATGGCCCGCCGTCCGGCCAGCCTGATGCTGCTGGAGGGCGCGGACCACTTCCTGTCCCACGACGCGGACGCGGGTCATGCCGCCGACGTGCTGGGGGTGTGGGCCGCGCGGCAGGTGACACCGGTGCGGGAGCGTGAGGCGCCCCTGCCCCCGGGCGTGGTGGAGGTCACCGAGGCGGGTGAGGGCCGCTTCGCCCAGGACATCCGCGTGGGGGCGCACCGGCTGCGCTCGGATGAGCCGCTGTCGGTGGGCGGCGAGGACACCGGCCCCACGCCCTACGGACTGCTGACGGCCGCGCTGGGGGCGTGCACCGCGATGACGCTGCGACTCTACGCGGCGCGCAAGGGCTGGCCGCTGGAGCATGTCCACGTGCGGCTGAGCCACGAGAAGGTGCACGTGAAGGCGTGCGAGGAGTGCGAGACGAAGGACGGGAAGATGGACCGGCTGCAACGAACGGTGAAGCTGGAGGGCCCGCTGACGGACGCGCAGCGCGCGGCGCTGGTGGCCATCGCGGACCGCTGCCCGGTGCACCGGACGCTGGCTTCGGATGTGGATGTCCACACGGACGTGGAGCAATGA
- a CDS encoding archease: protein MNLASGHTNEGGVMETGQASAAREAMPRWEHLTRGSERVVRGRGRSLEESFEQAAVALCALVVDPASVEVREEVELVCEATAPERLLADWLRAIVHKMAARRLCFRCFAVRMDGTRLFGHAFGEPLDRERHPFARDVRGVSLVDTRVSQGADGLWTAECEVEL from the coding sequence GTGAATCTGGCGTCGGGACACACCAACGAAGGAGGCGTCATGGAGACGGGGCAGGCGTCGGCGGCGCGCGAGGCGATGCCTCGGTGGGAGCACCTCACCCGCGGCTCGGAGCGCGTGGTGCGGGGGCGGGGGCGCTCGCTGGAGGAGTCCTTCGAGCAGGCCGCGGTGGCGCTGTGCGCGCTGGTCGTGGACCCCGCGTCGGTGGAGGTGCGCGAGGAGGTGGAGTTGGTGTGCGAGGCGACGGCGCCGGAGCGGCTGCTGGCGGACTGGCTGCGCGCCATCGTCCACAAGATGGCGGCGCGCCGCCTGTGCTTCCGGTGCTTCGCGGTGCGCATGGACGGCACGCGCCTCTTCGGCCACGCCTTCGGTGAGCCGTTGGACCGGGAGCGCCACCCCTTCGCGCGAGACGTGCGGGGCGTGTCGCTGGTGGACACGCGGGTGTCCCAGGGCGCGGATGGCCTGTGGACGGCCGAGTGCGAAGTGGAGCTGTGA
- a CDS encoding dienelactone hydrolase family protein has protein sequence MWQGGNTDPDVREVEVQVGDVVLGGSLGVPDGARGLVIFAHGSGSSRFSPRNRAVARALRAQGLATLLFDLLSEAEEVEDARTGELRFDIPFLARRLAAVTEWAQRQPALAVLRMGYFGSSTGAAAALVAAALHPDLIHAVVSRGGRPDLAGPVLPRVQAPTLLLVGGQDVGVLELNEASLARMEGLKGIQIIPGATHLFEEPGALEQVARQAAAWFLRFLGGVGAEART, from the coding sequence ATGTGGCAGGGAGGAAATACGGACCCGGACGTCAGGGAGGTCGAGGTCCAGGTGGGCGACGTGGTGCTGGGGGGCAGCCTGGGCGTCCCGGACGGCGCGCGAGGCCTGGTCATCTTCGCCCATGGCAGCGGCAGCAGCCGCTTCAGTCCCCGCAACCGCGCGGTGGCGCGTGCGCTGCGCGCGCAGGGGCTGGCCACGCTGCTGTTCGACCTGTTGAGCGAAGCGGAGGAGGTGGAGGACGCGCGCACCGGGGAGCTGCGCTTCGACATCCCGTTCCTCGCCCGGCGGTTGGCGGCGGTGACGGAATGGGCGCAGCGGCAGCCGGCGCTGGCCGTGCTGCGCATGGGCTACTTCGGCTCCAGCACCGGCGCCGCGGCGGCGCTCGTCGCGGCGGCCCTGCATCCGGACCTCATCCACGCCGTGGTGTCGCGTGGCGGGCGGCCCGACCTGGCCGGACCGGTGTTGCCCCGCGTGCAGGCGCCCACGCTGCTGCTCGTCGGCGGGCAGGACGTGGGCGTGCTGGAGCTGAACGAGGCGTCACTCGCGCGGATGGAGGGCCTGAAGGGCATCCAAATCATCCCAGGGGCCACGCACCTCTTCGAGGAGCCCGGCGCGCTGGAGCAGGTGGCCCGCCAGGCGGCCGCGTGGTTCCTCCGCTTCCTCGGCGGAGTCGGCGCGGAGGCGCGCACGTGA
- a CDS encoding phosphoribosyltransferase translates to MRFRDRADAGRRLAARLLPYRGGEVRVLGLARGGLRVAYEVAHALEAPLDVWVSRRIDVPGRMTVLGAVSEGGGIYLDQDALRSLGLPEVEARSLARAEASEVDSQVQRLRGTSEPAMGGFTVLLVDDGLVSGATAMAALQVLRRQHPARLVLGVPVGTPHGLARVRQEADAVHCVEVLPAMRDVSEAYDDYRPLPDVELRQLLVRAREPVQPREVLESTDLGGFWM, encoded by the coding sequence ATGCGCTTTCGGGACCGAGCAGATGCGGGCCGCCGGCTGGCGGCGCGGCTGTTGCCCTACCGGGGTGGCGAGGTGCGTGTGCTGGGCCTGGCGCGAGGCGGGCTCCGCGTGGCGTACGAGGTGGCCCACGCGTTGGAGGCGCCACTGGACGTCTGGGTCTCCCGCCGCATTGACGTGCCGGGCCGGATGACGGTGCTGGGCGCGGTGTCGGAAGGGGGCGGCATCTACCTGGACCAGGACGCGCTGCGGAGCCTGGGCCTGCCGGAGGTGGAGGCCCGGAGCCTGGCGCGGGCGGAGGCTTCGGAAGTGGACAGTCAGGTCCAGCGGCTGCGGGGCACCTCGGAGCCCGCGATGGGTGGTTTCACGGTGCTGCTGGTGGATGACGGGCTGGTGTCGGGCGCCACGGCCATGGCCGCGCTCCAGGTGCTGCGGCGGCAACACCCGGCCCGACTGGTGCTGGGCGTCCCCGTGGGGACCCCGCATGGGCTGGCCCGGGTGCGCCAGGAGGCGGACGCGGTGCATTGCGTGGAGGTGCTGCCCGCGATGCGCGACGTGTCGGAGGCCTACGACGACTACCGGCCGCTGCCGGACGTGGAGCTGCGGCAGTTGCTCGTGCGGGCCCGGGAGCCCGTGCAGCCGCGCGAGGTCCTCGAGTCCACGGACCTGGGCGGCTTCTGGATGTGA
- a CDS encoding ribose-phosphate diphosphokinase: protein MRPMDPVLLVGTASPHLGRALGQALGVAPADCHFERFPDGEMHVEVPEQVRGRTVILVQSTTPPAGEHLLELLLMADACWRMGAARLEAVVPYLGYARQDRRARPGEPLGGRLVADLLSQGRFARVLVVDLHSPALEGCFGAPLEHLTSLPLLADALREHVTDTSVVVAPDLGAVKRAEALARLLDRPWAVIHKVRLSGDEVHASGLMGEVRGRRPILVDDMVSTGGTLAAAAGTLRDAGCAEDFTVATTHALLVGPAVERLRTLPLTRLVSTDSVEPVLGLPFQHQVVTLAPLVARALRP from the coding sequence GTGCGGCCCATGGACCCTGTCCTCCTTGTTGGCACGGCGAGCCCCCACCTGGGACGCGCGCTCGGGCAAGCCCTGGGCGTCGCGCCCGCTGACTGCCACTTCGAGCGTTTCCCCGACGGGGAAATGCACGTCGAGGTGCCCGAGCAGGTGCGAGGCCGCACCGTCATCCTGGTGCAGTCCACGACGCCCCCCGCGGGCGAGCACCTGCTGGAGCTGCTGCTGATGGCGGACGCGTGCTGGCGCATGGGGGCCGCCCGCCTGGAAGCCGTGGTGCCCTACCTGGGCTATGCGCGGCAGGATCGGCGCGCCAGGCCAGGAGAGCCCCTGGGCGGCCGGCTGGTGGCAGACCTGCTGTCACAGGGCCGCTTCGCGCGCGTGCTGGTGGTGGACCTGCACAGCCCCGCGCTGGAAGGCTGCTTCGGCGCGCCGCTGGAGCACCTCACCTCGCTGCCGCTGCTGGCGGACGCGCTGCGCGAGCACGTCACCGACACCTCCGTGGTGGTGGCGCCGGACCTGGGCGCGGTGAAGCGCGCGGAGGCCCTGGCGCGGCTGCTGGACCGGCCGTGGGCGGTGATTCACAAGGTGCGGCTGAGCGGAGACGAGGTCCACGCCAGCGGGCTGATGGGCGAGGTGCGCGGACGCCGCCCGATTCTGGTGGATGACATGGTGTCCACCGGTGGCACGCTGGCCGCCGCCGCGGGCACCCTGCGCGACGCGGGCTGCGCGGAGGACTTCACGGTGGCGACGACCCACGCCCTGCTGGTGGGCCCCGCCGTGGAGCGCCTGCGCACCTTGCCGCTCACCCGGCTGGTGAGCACCGACAGCGTGGAGCCTGTCCTGGGGCTGCCGTTCCAGCACCAGGTGGTGACGCTCGCGCCCCTGGTGGCCCGGGCCCTGCGGCCCTGA
- a CDS encoding M12 family metallopeptidase codes for MIDISTCARRRTSLRLLLSTTALLTGCSAFEPSVPAIIGSESEAESRWVPTDAPKGVTYLRIGTNSAPSELKYSVVDGLAVFQGDIILGAVSELPKSPAEVTAQGVAITGAGYRWPSALVPYTIDAGLTNQARVTTAIRHWQERTNVRFILRDASNAALFPDFVTFQPHADACSSPVGKRGGQQFINLASGCSTGNAIHEIGHALGFWHEHSREDRNSFVTINLSNVKVGLEYAFNQHIADGDDVGAYDYGSIMHYGTHDFSHNDQPTITVLTPGAIIGQRIGLSDGDIAATHQMYPVPAYPMGNRFFTMDYDGDGDDDLVIRGPGGEFFAYVANAGTFTRALGDLMTTDLSDRHSWNEAHRFFVADYDGDGDDDLVIRNAAGEFSALRSERTHFVNAGPLLTGTTYSDANGWGTGNRFWVMDYDGDGDDDLVARHPSGEFVGLRSNGTTLTSVPALATTMLSDANNWNSGLRFFVADYDGDGRDDLITRNGGGDFNALRSNGTQLVWMSLLYGSAAFSDANGWGPGNRIFAADYDGDGDDDLVLRFAGGELVALNANAGALSLVSLLSSSYLTDADAWNDANRFFVADVDGDGDDDLIARDADGAFHLVRSSASGLTLPGIVANTTFRDP; via the coding sequence ATGATTGACATTTCAACCTGCGCGCGCAGACGGACTTCGCTCCGCCTGCTTCTCTCCACGACTGCCCTGTTGACGGGCTGCAGCGCCTTCGAGCCCTCCGTCCCCGCGATTATCGGCTCCGAATCCGAGGCGGAGAGTCGTTGGGTCCCCACCGATGCTCCCAAGGGCGTCACCTATCTGCGCATTGGAACGAACTCCGCTCCAAGTGAGCTGAAGTACTCAGTGGTTGATGGTCTCGCCGTCTTTCAGGGAGACATCATCCTGGGCGCGGTCTCCGAGCTCCCCAAGAGCCCAGCGGAGGTGACCGCCCAGGGCGTGGCGATCACCGGTGCTGGCTACCGCTGGCCTAGCGCACTGGTGCCATACACCATCGACGCGGGCCTGACGAATCAGGCCCGGGTGACCACAGCCATCCGGCACTGGCAGGAACGGACCAACGTCCGGTTCATCCTGCGGGATGCCAGCAATGCGGCGCTCTTCCCGGACTTCGTCACGTTCCAGCCTCACGCCGACGCATGCAGCTCTCCCGTCGGTAAGCGGGGAGGACAGCAGTTCATCAACCTGGCGAGCGGGTGCAGCACGGGGAATGCGATTCACGAGATTGGCCATGCCCTCGGCTTCTGGCATGAGCACAGCCGCGAGGACCGCAACAGCTTCGTGACCATCAATCTGAGCAACGTCAAAGTGGGGCTAGAGTACGCCTTCAATCAGCACATCGCTGATGGCGATGACGTGGGGGCTTACGATTACGGCTCCATCATGCATTACGGCACCCACGATTTCTCCCACAATGACCAGCCGACTATCACTGTGCTGACCCCCGGAGCGATCATCGGGCAACGTATTGGCCTGAGCGACGGGGACATCGCGGCTACCCATCAGATGTACCCGGTTCCTGCATATCCCATGGGCAATCGCTTCTTCACGATGGACTATGACGGGGACGGCGACGACGACCTCGTTATCCGTGGCCCGGGCGGCGAGTTCTTCGCCTACGTCGCCAATGCGGGAACCTTCACCCGCGCGCTCGGAGATCTCATGACGACGGACCTGTCGGACCGTCATAGCTGGAACGAGGCGCACCGCTTCTTTGTCGCGGACTACGACGGGGATGGCGACGACGACCTCGTCATCCGAAACGCTGCTGGAGAGTTCTCCGCCCTACGCTCCGAGCGCACCCACTTTGTCAACGCGGGTCCCCTCCTGACGGGCACGACCTACTCGGACGCCAACGGCTGGGGTACGGGCAACCGTTTCTGGGTCATGGATTACGACGGGGACGGCGACGACGACCTCGTGGCGCGCCACCCGAGTGGGGAGTTCGTGGGACTTCGCTCGAACGGCACCACGCTCACGAGCGTCCCCGCCCTCGCAACCACCATGCTTTCTGATGCCAACAACTGGAACAGCGGGCTGCGCTTCTTCGTGGCCGACTACGACGGCGATGGCAGGGACGACCTCATCACCCGGAACGGTGGTGGTGACTTCAATGCGCTGCGCTCGAACGGCACGCAGTTGGTCTGGATGTCGTTGCTTTACGGGAGCGCCGCGTTCTCGGACGCAAACGGATGGGGGCCCGGCAACCGCATCTTTGCCGCCGACTACGATGGGGACGGCGACGACGACCTCGTGTTGAGGTTCGCCGGTGGTGAGCTCGTCGCGCTGAACGCCAACGCAGGCGCTTTGTCCCTGGTGTCCCTGCTCTCCAGCAGCTACTTGACGGACGCGGACGCCTGGAACGACGCCAACCGCTTCTTCGTCGCGGACGTGGACGGCGATGGCGACGATGACCTCATCGCTCGTGACGCCGATGGCGCCTTCCATCTCGTGCGCTCCTCGGCCTCGGGACTGACGCTCCCCGGCATCGTCGCGAACACGACGTTCCGCGACCCCTGA
- a CDS encoding enoyl-CoA hydratase has translation MSDTLLTKLDSGVLTLTFNRPEKKNAFTHAMYEAATRALKDAEGNVDVRAVLLTGAGNVFTAGNDIGDFMEHPPAGEDSAVFRFLRALVDADKPVLAAVDGPAVGIGTTMLLHCDYVVASERARFHMPFVQLGLCAEGASSLLIPRTAGFALASELLLFGEPFDAATALRAGIINKVVPDASLQQVATERATTLASRPAEAVRVTKRLIREPLRAQIRETLAREGGEFIQRLQSTEAQEAFMSFMSRGRK, from the coding sequence ATGTCCGACACGCTGCTGACGAAGCTCGACTCGGGGGTCCTCACCCTCACCTTCAACCGGCCCGAGAAGAAGAACGCCTTCACGCATGCCATGTACGAGGCGGCCACCCGCGCGCTGAAGGACGCGGAGGGCAACGTCGACGTGCGCGCGGTGCTGCTCACCGGTGCGGGCAACGTCTTCACCGCCGGCAACGACATTGGCGACTTCATGGAGCACCCGCCCGCGGGCGAGGACAGCGCCGTGTTCCGCTTCCTGCGCGCGCTGGTGGACGCGGACAAGCCGGTGCTGGCGGCGGTGGACGGCCCGGCGGTGGGCATCGGCACGACGATGCTGCTGCACTGTGACTACGTGGTGGCCAGCGAGCGAGCGCGCTTCCACATGCCCTTCGTCCAGTTGGGGCTGTGCGCGGAGGGCGCCAGCAGCCTGCTCATCCCCAGGACGGCGGGCTTCGCGCTGGCCAGCGAGCTGCTCCTCTTCGGCGAGCCCTTCGACGCGGCCACGGCGCTGCGCGCGGGCATCATCAACAAGGTGGTGCCGGACGCCAGCCTCCAGCAGGTGGCCACCGAGCGCGCCACCACGCTGGCCTCCCGCCCCGCCGAGGCGGTGCGCGTGACGAAGCGGCTGATTCGCGAGCCCCTGCGCGCCCAGATTCGCGAGACGCTGGCCCGCGAGGGCGGCGAGTTCATCCAGCGCCTCCAGTCCACCGAGGCGCAGGAAGCCTTCATGTCCTTCATGTCCCGCGGCCGGAAGTAG